One genomic region from Quercus robur chromosome 4, dhQueRobu3.1, whole genome shotgun sequence encodes:
- the LOC126721421 gene encoding golgin candidate 4-like isoform X2 — protein MNASRSESAKALLNGVNVHEGSPDQSPKRQHKFTTQVKNRYSGNQTHNGQDGISNGITHAGNQTHNGQKLLADTVEESNRSTAGVQVNTEIKQLRMELEKEHDKLAYMQSKLHEEHKLNESFQEELKSLKLDRDKTSMEMSVLRNELGEKISEIQRLQMELNRREDEGTDDVLESLKRVIASLEKENSSLKMEKDELEVSLKMSRNSLTEKVLSGPSESLTKHPTIVNEMEDSSRSFPGKEEMELSLQKLDKDLKETRRERDKALQELGRLKQHLLEKEFEESEKMDEDSKIIEQLRENNEHQRAQILRLEKALKHAIASQEEIKMSNNNEILKSKDIIDDLNKKLANCIAIIDAKNVELLNLQTALGQYYAEIEAKEHLEGDLARARDEAAKLSKLLKDADQRAEVSKEEKEEILAKLSQSEKMLEEWKSRVNKLEEDNAKVRRALEQSMTRLNRMSVDSDYLVDRRIVIKLLVTYFQRNHSKEVLDLMVRMLGFSDEDKQRIGVAQHGAGKGVVRGVLGLPGRLVGGILGGGSAESAATMASENQSFADLWVDFLLTENERERRDLADFAGRSKEDSHGRGSNAGVADAFMANHTTNSAGTASSSFSRLNFSPNQNSSPYPSRGDFRHSEHFDSEFSTVPLTSSDNTPQISRLLPKY, from the exons GGAAGTCCTGATCAATCACCAAAGCGACAACATAAATTCACAACTCAAGTGAAAAACCGATATTCTGGAAACCAAACACACAATGGTCAGGATGGAATAAGCAATGGAATCACTCATGCTGGAAACCAGACACACAATGGTCAGAAG TTGCTTGCAGATACAGTAGAAGAGAGCAATAGGTCCACTGCAGGAGTGCAAGTCAATACTGAGATAAAACAATTGAGGATGGAACTTGAAAAAGAACATGATAAGTTGGCATATATGCAGTCAAAATTACATG AGGAACACAAATTAAATGAATCTTTCCAGGAGGAACTCAAATCACTAAAATTAGACAGAGACAAA ACCTCCATGGAAATGAGTGTATTGCGTAATGAACTGGGTGAGAAAATTTCAGAAATACAAAGACTGCAAATGGAGCTGAATAGACGGGAGGATGAAGGTACTGATGACGTTTTGGAGAGTTTGAAAAGAGTAATTGCAAGCCTGGAAAAGGAAAACAGTAGTCTTAAG ATGGAGAAAGATGAACTGGAGGTTTCTTTGAAAATGAGCAGGAACTCTTTAACTGAGAAAGTATTGTCAGGTCCTTCAGAGTCTTTGACTAAGCATCCAACCATTGTGAATGAG ATGGAAGATTCATCTAGAAGTTTCCCTGGAAAGGAAGAAATGGAGCTAAGTTTGCAAAAACTGGATAAAGATTTAAAGGAAACACGCCGTGAAAGGGACAAAGCATTACAAGAATTGGGCCGCCTTAAGCAGCATTTGTTAGAAAAG GAATTTGAAGAATCTGAAAAGATGGACGAGGACAGCAAAATCATTGAACAACTCCGAGAAAATAATGAACATCAAAGGGCTCAAATATTACGTTTGGAAAAGGCTTTGAAGCATGCCATTGCGAGTCAGGAGGAAATTAAGATGTCCAACAACAATGAAATTCTGAAGTCAAAGGATATTATTGATGACCTGAATAAAAAACTTGCGAACTGTATAGCCATTATCGATGCCAAAAATGTTGAGCTTCTTAATCTTCAAACTGCTCTTGGCCAGTACTATGCAGAAATTGAAGCTAAG GAACATTTAGAAGGAGATTTGGCACGGGCAAGAGACGAAGCAGCTAAACTTTCCAAGCTGTTGAAA GATGCAGATCAACGGGCAGAAGTATCAAAGgaggaaaaggaagaaattTTGGCCAAGCTTTCCCAATCTGAAAAGATGCTAGAAGAATGGAAAAGCAGAGTAAATAAGCTTGAGGAAGACAATGCAAAAGTACGGCGTGCTCTTGAGCAGAGTATGACAAGGCTAAATCGGATGTCAGTGGATTCAGATTATCTTGTTGACAG GCGCATTGTGATCAAGTTACTGGTGACGTACTTCCAAAGAAATCACAGCAAAGAG GTTCTGGATCTTATGGTTCGCATGCTGGGATTCTCTGATGAAGACAAGCAAAGGATTGGTGTTGCTCAACATGGTGCAGGCAAAGGTGTTGTTCGTGGAGTACTAGGGCTACCTGGCCGCCTAGTTGGTGGTATCTTGGGAGGAGGTTCAGCTGAATCAGCTGCAACAATGGCATCTGAAAACCAG TCTTTTGCAGAtctgtgggttgattttcttcTCACggaaaatgaaagagagagaagggattTGGCAGATTTTGCTGGAAGATCCAAGGAAGATTCACATGGAAGAGGTTCCAATGCTGGAGTTGCTGATGCATTCATGGCCAACCATACAACAAATTCTGCTGGTACTGCGTCATCAAGTTTCTCAAGATTAAATTTCTCACCTAACCAGAACTCTAGTCCTTATCCCTCTCGTGGAGATTTTCGGCATTCTGAACATTTTGATTCTGAGTTTTCAACAGTACCTCTCACATCATCAGATAACACCCCACAAATCTCAAGACTGCTTccaaaatattga